One stretch of Chryseobacterium fluminis DNA includes these proteins:
- a CDS encoding HEAT repeat domain-containing protein, whose amino-acid sequence MKELIEKLKSTEHGFRHIIEAGDLILKDASLNHQEFAVQILNDKVYQIRMLATYLLGHLSVESPEALNLLETSIATDHNWRVQEMLAKAFDYYCQSMGYEKSLPIIKKWIDDDNPNIKRAVIEGLRIWTGRPYFKENPEVAIHLISENRLHDNEYLRKSIGNSLRDIYKKHSDLVDKEVQNWDPDDKKIIFIKKLIYK is encoded by the coding sequence ATGAAGGAACTTATTGAAAAACTGAAAAGTACGGAGCACGGATTCAGGCATATTATTGAGGCCGGTGATCTTATTTTAAAAGATGCCTCATTGAATCACCAGGAATTTGCTGTTCAAATTCTTAATGATAAGGTGTATCAGATCAGGATGTTGGCCACCTACTTACTTGGGCATTTATCGGTGGAAAGCCCGGAGGCACTTAACCTACTTGAGACCAGCATTGCCACAGATCATAACTGGCGGGTTCAGGAAATGCTGGCTAAAGCTTTTGATTACTATTGTCAGTCAATGGGTTATGAGAAATCTTTACCCATCATCAAAAAATGGATCGACGATGATAATCCCAATATCAAAAGAGCCGTAATTGAAGGGTTAAGAATCTGGACTGGCCGGCCTTATTTCAAAGAAAACCCTGAAGTAGCCATTCATCTGATCTCAGAGAACAGGCTGCATGACAATGAATATCTAAGAAAATCAATAGGTAATTCCTTAAGAGATATCTATAAAAAACATAGTGATCTTGTAGACAAAGAAGTTCAGAACTGGGATCCGGACGATAAAAAAATAATATTTATTAAAAAGCTGATATATAAATGA
- a CDS encoding SDR family NAD(P)-dependent oxidoreductase → MQTNEQKVALVSGANTGVGFQIAKALSDNDYTVYVGSRDFQKGESAAAEIGGKAKAVQLDITDEKSVRAAVDTIQKEVGYLTLLVNNAAISHAGKPGRTMEEVLGAQQASKADISELKTVWETNVFGTLAVTQAFLPLLRSAPEARIVTVSSALGSLGINSNPENPYRSAFDAVYGASKTALNGIFLSLAIELEHTSIKVHLVSPGFTATALNNFQGTDTVEQGSIEPIRVALAEDLPTGSFTGPADFSGPDHILPW, encoded by the coding sequence ATGCAGACAAATGAACAAAAAGTAGCACTGGTTTCCGGTGCCAATACAGGAGTAGGGTTTCAGATTGCGAAGGCCCTTTCCGATAATGATTATACCGTATATGTAGGATCCCGGGATTTTCAGAAAGGAGAATCTGCAGCTGCAGAAATCGGTGGTAAGGCAAAAGCAGTTCAGCTGGATATTACCGATGAGAAATCGGTAAGGGCAGCAGTCGATACCATACAGAAAGAAGTCGGATATCTTACCTTACTCGTGAATAATGCTGCAATTTCGCATGCAGGAAAGCCCGGACGTACAATGGAAGAAGTTCTGGGAGCACAACAGGCCAGCAAGGCAGACATCAGCGAGTTGAAAACGGTGTGGGAAACCAACGTATTCGGAACTCTCGCCGTAACACAAGCCTTCTTACCTTTGCTTCGGAGCGCTCCTGAAGCAAGGATTGTTACCGTGTCCAGTGCATTAGGTTCTCTTGGGATCAATTCAAATCCTGAGAACCCTTACCGCTCGGCTTTTGATGCAGTGTACGGCGCATCTAAAACCGCACTTAACGGGATCTTCCTTTCTCTGGCTATTGAATTGGAGCATACCAGTATTAAAGTACACCTGGTAAGTCCCGGATTCACGGCAACAGCACTCAATAATTTTCAGGGAACCGATACCGTGGAACAGGGTTCTATTGAGCCGATAAGAGTAGCACTTGCAGAAGATCTCCCGACAGGAAGCTTTACCGGACCTGCTGATTTCAGTGGTCCTGATCATATTCTTCCCTGGTAG
- a CDS encoding helix-turn-helix domain-containing protein, with protein sequence MKNKNSRLIRFISISESHKAFGLPAPQHPLISLVHFNENNPFNVDMAPIYDVLSFYKITFITQNRGRLKYGQDYYDYNEGSMLFLAPNQLVGSTDYNSRTHCYILLIHPDFLLGHPLSQKIKQYGYFSYSSNEALHVSESEKETILSIFSIMELELNSRVDEFSQEVVLAQIELMLSYVNRFYKRQFITRKVVNNDILEKAETILDQYLNQESLHSGVPTVQYLSEQLHISPGYLSDLLRTNIGQNAQQYIHAKVIERAKEKLISTQLTVNEIAYELGFGHPQSFGKLFKAKTGFSPLEFRGNFH encoded by the coding sequence ATGAAAAACAAGAACAGCAGGCTCATCCGGTTTATTTCCATTTCGGAAAGCCATAAAGCATTTGGTTTGCCTGCCCCACAGCACCCGCTGATCAGCCTCGTTCATTTTAATGAAAACAATCCGTTCAACGTAGACATGGCGCCGATTTATGATGTCCTTAGTTTTTACAAGATTACTTTTATTACGCAGAATCGCGGAAGGCTGAAATACGGACAGGATTACTATGATTATAATGAAGGCAGCATGCTTTTTTTAGCTCCGAATCAATTGGTTGGGAGCACAGATTATAACAGCAGAACCCACTGTTATATATTGCTTATCCATCCCGATTTCCTGTTGGGTCATCCATTATCCCAAAAGATAAAGCAATATGGCTATTTTTCTTATTCTTCTAACGAGGCCCTGCATGTATCGGAAAGCGAAAAAGAAACCATCCTTTCGATTTTCAGCATAATGGAACTGGAGCTCAACAGTCGTGTGGATGAATTCAGCCAGGAAGTAGTGCTGGCCCAGATAGAACTGATGCTCAGCTATGTTAACCGTTTTTACAAGCGTCAGTTTATCACCCGGAAGGTGGTGAACAACGATATTCTGGAGAAAGCAGAGACCATTCTTGATCAATACCTCAATCAGGAATCTCTTCATTCAGGAGTTCCTACAGTGCAGTACCTTTCGGAGCAGCTGCATATTTCACCCGGGTATTTAAGTGATCTGCTGCGTACTAACATCGGGCAAAATGCACAGCAGTACATCCACGCAAAAGTGATTGAAAGAGCAAAAGAAAAATTAATCTCAACGCAACTGACGGTAAATGAAATAGCCTATGAGCTGGGATTCGGGCATCCTCAGTCCTTCGGCAAACTGTTCAAAGCTAAAACAGGCTTTTCGCCCCTGGAATTCCGGGGGAATTTCCATTGA
- a CDS encoding T9SS type A sorting domain-containing protein, translated as MNKLLHGVILILLMTFSLSEAQSITVSNTSPGAAAVYTFNYTAPQAIGTGTSIPNVFYLWLPSGYPAISPVVSGGAGLQPYVTFKVNGITYPCNTAFGSVGGSWASGIQLSTGGASTGVSIPAGAQIQVIVSGLIKNPTNTGNYNFLWRISQSNGASVQDYNVPISFFSTLAVNETSHKQQHIIISPNPSSDFIRISGLSHSQFYQIYSAAGVLVGEGKISGDEKIDIKNLIHGIYTLRTGDHQTVKFIKK; from the coding sequence ATGAACAAACTTTTACATGGTGTAATTTTAATTTTACTTATGACCTTTAGTTTATCTGAAGCTCAATCGATTACCGTAAGCAATACTTCGCCTGGCGCAGCTGCGGTCTATACTTTTAATTATACGGCACCTCAGGCTATCGGTACGGGTACAAGCATTCCAAATGTCTTTTATCTTTGGCTGCCATCAGGATATCCAGCAATTTCGCCTGTTGTTTCAGGTGGTGCGGGTCTGCAGCCTTATGTGACTTTTAAGGTTAACGGGATCACTTATCCCTGCAATACTGCATTTGGAAGTGTTGGCGGATCCTGGGCATCGGGTATACAGCTTTCTACGGGAGGAGCATCGACAGGGGTATCTATTCCTGCTGGAGCTCAAATCCAGGTTATAGTTTCCGGACTCATAAAAAATCCTACAAACACGGGAAACTATAATTTTCTCTGGAGAATTTCCCAATCGAACGGTGCTTCTGTACAGGATTACAATGTTCCTATATCCTTCTTCTCTACCCTTGCAGTTAATGAAACAAGCCATAAACAGCAGCATATTATCATCTCTCCTAATCCATCATCCGATTTTATCAGGATTTCGGGATTGTCCCATAGTCAGTTCTACCAGATTTATAGTGCCGCCGGTGTATTGGTGGGAGAAGGAAAGATTTCCGGCGACGAAAAAATTGATATCAAAAATTTAATACATGGTATTTATACATTGAGGACCGGTGATCATCAGACTGTAAAATTTATAAAAAAGTAA